In a genomic window of Columba livia isolate bColLiv1 breed racing homer chromosome 4, bColLiv1.pat.W.v2, whole genome shotgun sequence:
- the HMGB2 gene encoding high mobility group protein B2: MGKGDPNKPRGKMSSYAYFVQTCREEHKKKHPDSSVNFAEFSRKCSERWKTMSSKEKGKFEEMAKGDKARYDREMKNYVPPKGEKKGKKKDPNAPKRPPSAFFLFCSEHRPKIKNDHPGLSIGDTAKKLGEMWSEQSAKDKQPYEQKAAKLKEKYEKDIAAYRAKSKSDAGKKGPGRPAGSKKKAEPEEEEEEEEDEEEEEEDEDEE; encoded by the exons ATGGGCAAAGGCGACCCCAACAAGCCGCGGGGCAAGATGTCCTCGTACGCATACTTCGTGCAGACCTGCCGCGAGGAGCACAAGAAGAAGCACCCGGACTCGTCCGTCAACTTCGCGGAGTTCTCGCGGAAGTGCTCGGAGCGGTGGAAg ACAATGTCTagcaaggagaaagggaagtttGAAGAAATGGCTAAAGGAGACAAAGCTCGTTATGACAGGGAGATGAAAAACTATGTTCCTCCTAAAGGCgagaagaaggggaagaagaaggacCCCAATGCTCCTAAAAGACCACC ATCTgcattcttccttttctgttctgaacaccgtccaaaaataaaaaatgatcaTCCTGGCTTGTCTATTGGAGATACAGCAAAGAAATTAGGAGAAATGTGGTCTGAACAGTCGGCCAAAGATAAACAGCCATATGAACAGAAGGCTGCAAAACTAAAGGAGAAATACGAAAAG GATATTGCAGCATATCGTGCCAAGAGCAAGAGTGATGCAGGAAAAAAGGGCCCAGGTAGGCCTGCAGGATCTAAGAAGAAAGCAGAaccagaagaggaagaggaggaggaagaagatgaggaagaggaggaagaagatgagGATGAGGAATAA